Sequence from the Enhydrobacter sp. genome:
CAGCCCAATGCCGGTGCGACCTTCTCGGCGACCAGCTCGATCGAGCGCAGGATGAAGGGATGCGGCGGGTCGATCGAATGCGACTGCACGGTGAGGTCGGTGGCGCGCCCGAGCGTGTCGTCGGCCTGCATCGAGGCGATGACCTCGTCGGGCGTGCCGACATGGATGTCGAACGCGGCGATCAGATCGCCCACCAGTTCCCGGGCGTCGCGGTTGCCCGCGTTGGTCAGGCGATGGCGCATGCGCCCGGCACCGATCTCGGCGAGCCGCATCGCCTCCTCGAGGTCGTCGGCCACGAACACGGTGCGCGAGGCGAGGATGCGCGGCTCGCGGCCCTTCGGCAGCGCCTCGAGATAGGCGTCGATCATCGGATTCTGGATGTCGGCCAGGGTGGCGTTCGGCGTCTCGGCCGGTCGCGGCTGGGTGCGCGAGAGCATGAGGCCGTCGCCGGCCAGGCCGGCGCGGCGCGCGCCCTCGACCGAGAAGGTCGCCTGCCAGATCCGGTCGGCGAGGCCCGGGCTCTGCGGATAGAGCCGGTCGCCGCCCGGCAGCTCGCCGCCCGACCAGGCGGTGCGCATCAGGTCGAGATTGCCGTTCATCAGCTTGTGACGGTCGTTGCTGTCGAGCCCGAAGGCGGTGAAGGCGGTCAGGTTGCCGCCCGGCCCGACGCCGATCTCGAGCCGACGCTCGCACATCAGGTCGAGCACCGCGGCATCCTCGGCGACGCGGATCGGCAGTTCGAGCGGCAGGGTGACGATGCCGGTGCCCAGCCGGATGCGCCGCGTGCTGGCGGCGACGTGCGCCAGGAACACGAAGGGTGCCGGCAGGCCGCCTTCGGCCTCGTGGAAATGGTGCTGGGCGATCCAGGCCGAATCGTAGCCGAAGCGCTCGGCGTGCTGGATCTGCGCCGTCGCCAGGCGGTAGCGCTCGGCGGCGTCGGTCTCGTCGAGCAGCCGGGTGAAGAAACCGAGCCGCTTGATGGGGAATTTGGTGCTCATCGGAACGAACTTGGCGCGGATGGCGAGCGGTAGGCAAGCCTTCCCGACCGACCTCTTTGTCGCGATGTCCGCGACGAAGAGGCTGACGTGAATAACGGCGATTTATTCGGCGGCATGGGGCGACCATAGCCGCGAACGGGTGCAAAAGCCTAACAGGGTCGACGGATTCGGGCGGATGCAGATGCCATCGGCATCGAAGGCGGATTCGACCCCCGCGGCGGCGGAAGATAACGGCGATTTATCCGCACGGCGGGCGCCGCCGGGGCGGCGAGCGGCCGCGCGAGACCGTCTGGTCGACGGATTCGGGCGGATGCAGATGCCATCGGCGTCGAAGGCGCGTTCGACCGGCCCTCGGGGAGAGTCGGCGGAGAGTCAAATGCATCGAACGGAGAGTCAGATGCGTCGGTTCGCTGGCAAATAGCGATGGCCGACCGCATATCGCGGCCATGGAGAAGAAGGACACACGCTTTGGCGCGGGCAACACGGCCGGTGTCGGCCGGCCCGAGGGCCGCAAGAACGACACCACATTGGCGCGCGAGGCGATGCTGGAGGGCCTGTACGAGCAGGCGCGCGAGGTCCTGCGCCAGGCGTTGGACAAGGGCAGCGAATCGGCGGCCAAGTTCGTGATCCGCATGGTGAGCGGGCTGCCGCGCGGGGCGGTGGTGAAGCTCGACCTGCCGCGCACCGACACGGTGGCGGGGGTGGACGAGGCGGAGCAGGTGGTCGTGGCGGCGGCGGCGGCGGGCGAGCTGTCGGCGGTCGATGCGCTGGCGTGGTTCGGCCTGTTCGAGATGCGTCGGCGCTGCCTCGAGACACGCGACCTGGAGCGGCGGGTGAAGAAGGCGGGCAAGGCGCAGGAGAAGAACGAGGCGTTCGCCGATGCGCTGAACCGCACGGCCGACGGTATGGCCTCGTCCGAGCGGCTGGAGCGGCTCGAGGAAGCGGCGAAGCCCGATCTCGACGACGAGACGCGCTATGGCGAGATCGGCGATCGCTTCTTCGCCGAGGCGACGCCGGAGCGGGCCGAGCGGGTGCGTGCGGCGGCACGCGAGGTGCTGAAGGAACAGCAGCAGGAGCAGGAGCAGCGCGAGCGCGAGGCCGCGGCGGCCGCCGCACGTCCCGCGCCGGACGGTCGGCCGCCGCCGGAGCATCAGCCGCCAGAGCAACAGCCGCCGCCGGGCTTCGGCTGAGGGTTGCCCGCCGCGGCCCGCTTCCACGGTGTCGAACCATCATGGCCATCGGCCCCGCGTGCCATCGAAGGAGAAGGGACACGGCCACCTGATCGGTCGTTCGTCGGAGTGTGGTGCGCCCGGCGGGACACGCTCGAAGGCTGACAGCCGGCCTTCACCTCCGATTCAGCCCAAGCTCGGATCGACCGACAGAATGGTCTTGCCGGTTCCGTGACCGGAGAGCGCATATTCGAGTGCCTCGCGGTATTCGCCGAATGCGAAGACCCTGCCGACCGGTACGTTGAGCTCGCCCTTCGCGACCCAGGCGAGCAATTCGTCGAGTTCGCTGGCGGCGGCCTCGACCTCGAACACCGCGCTGAACTGACGGTAGTCTACTCCGATGAGGGCTGCTCCCTTGAGGAGTGGCAAGTTCACCGGCAAGGCCGGTATGTCGCCGCCGGCAAAGCCTACGATGAGGTAGCGCCCGCCCCATCCAAGCGACCGGAACGCAGGCTGCAGCAATGGTCCGCTGACCGGATCGAAGACGACGTCGATGCCGCCCGGGGACGCCGCTTTCAACCGGTCCCGCCATCCTTCAACGGCCCGGTCGAGTGTGGCTCCTGCACCTGCCTGTGCAACGATGGCGCGCTTCTGCTCGGTCGAGGCGACACCGATGACATTCGCGCCGAGCAAGCGACCGACCTGGACTGCCGCCAATCCGACTCCACCGGCCGCGCCGATCACCACCAAGGTCTCTCCCGCCTTGAGTCCGGCGCGATCGCGAAGACCGTGCAGGGCGGTGGCGTAATTGACTCGAAATCCGGCGGCCTGGTTCATGCTCATCCGGTCAGGCATGCGGCTGACGGTCCGTTCCGAGGCGATCGCGTACTCCGCAAAGCCGCCGCGTGCCTGCGCCAAGACACGCTCTCCTATGGCGAATCCCGTGACCCCGGGCCCCAGCGCATCCACCAAGCCTGCGAGCTCGGCCCCGGGCACGTGAGGCAAGGATGGCTTGACCTGGTAGCGGCCGAGCGCAACCAGAGCGTCGACGAACCCGACCCCGCAAGCAGCGACCTTGACACGAACTTCGCCGTCGCCCGGCTGGGGCGCCGGCAGGTCGACGACGGCATAGTTGTCGATAGAGCCGAGATCCGTGGTCTGTATAGCCTTCATTGAGACGAACCTTCGTCTTGAGGAACCGCGGCCATGCGTTGGCAGGTTGTGCTTGATGGTGGCGAGCCGCCGCAACATGAGCGCGGTCGATGCGGAACTCGAGAGGAAGCCTGGCGACGAGGTGACGGTTGCAACTGGGCGGCGCGTCGACACGCGGTGCCCGGCTGGCCGTTCTCGTGTCCGCCGCCGGACTTCCGCTGAGGGCTACCCGCCGAGCAGGGCCGGTGCCGCCTCGAGCTCGCGGCGCTCGACCTTCTTCACGATCTCGGTGAGCCTGGCGTGGGTCGGGGCGGGCACGCCGATATGGGCACCGCGCTCGGCGACATAGCCGTTCATGAACTCGATCTCGGTGCGGCGTCCCTTGCGGATGTCCTGCGCCATCGACGGACGCTGGATGTCGGCGCGCGGGTTGACGTTGGAGCCCGGCCGCATCAGCGCCTCGATCTCGTCGAGCGCCGCCTTGTCGCCCTCCGACGCCTTGGCGAGCGTCTCGGGATCCATCTTGCCGATCTTCTCGATCTGGTAGCCGAGTGCCTGGCCGACGCGCACCGCCTCGCCGCCGAGCTTGATCGAGAAGCGGCGGATCGCGTCGTTGCGGTCGCAGTCGGCGCCGGTGAGGCCGGTCGCGGCCGACACGCCGTTCTTCATGCCGTTCTGGCAGAGCTTCGACCAGCGCTCGCCCCACAGGTTGGTCGTGGTCTTGGCGCTGTCGATGCGCGCCACCATCTCGCGCAGCTCCTCGACCCGCCTTGTGATGCGGCCGTGCACCTCGCCGACCCGGAACACGGTGTGCTTGTCGCCGCCCCTGGCGACGGTGCGGCGGATGCGGGCGGCCTCGTACATGTCGACCGAGATCAGCGAGGCCACCATGCCGACCGTCTTGCCCCAGCCGACCACGCCCGCGATGCGCTCCTCGTTCAGGCAGTTCTGCAGCGACACGACGTAGCCGTCGGGAGCGAGATACTGCTTGATCAGCGCCGTCGCCCATTCGGTGTCGTAGGACTTCATCGAGACGAAGGCGATGTCGATCGGCTTCTGGCGCGACAGCGACTCGACCTCGGTCAGATGCATGGTCCTGGCTTTCGTGACCGTGATCTTTTCCTCCGGCGTGACGCCGTCGAGCTCGAGCCCGCGCTTGCGGATGGCCTCGATGTTCTCCGGCCAGAAATCGATCAGGGTCACGTCCTCGCCGGTATGCGCCAGCCATCCGCCGACATAGCCGCCCAACGCGCCCGTTCCGACCACCGCGATCCGCTTGCCCATCCTACTCCTCCTCAAGGTTCCCCACCTCATGCTGAGGAGGGCGCGCAGCGCCCGTCTCGAAGCATGGGCACCAACAAGACTGTATCCCACCCTTCGAGACGCGGCCTATGGCCGCTCCTCAGGGTGAGGCCGACCTAAGGCAGCTTGGCGAGGAACGCCTCGACCGCCTGATTGAACCGCGCGGGCTGGTGCAGGTTGGCTGCGTGGCCCGCGTCGGGAATGACCGCCTTGGCCGCTCCCGCGATCTTGGCCGCCATGTAGTCGGTGGCGGCGATGAAGTTGGTGTCGTCGGCGCCGACCAATACCAGGGTCGGCACTTTCACGCTCTCGAGCGACCGGATCACCCGGTCGTTCTGCTGGGCCAGCATGCCGCGCGCCGCCCGCGCCAGCCCGCTGGCGTCGCGATGCCGGGTGAGCTTGACCTCGTCGCTGGTGTTGAGCGCCGCGAGGCCGCGCGCCTCCAGGTCGGCCGCACGCTTGTGCGCCGTTTCGTTCCATTTGACGCGCGCTTCGTCTTTCTTGAAGCCGGGGCCGGTGTCGAACAGCATCAGCGCCCGCACGCGCTCGGGATGGGTGGCGTGGAAGGCGAGCGACATGTAGCCGCCCAGCGACAGGCCGGCGACGATGGCCTGCGCCGCGCCGACCCGGTCGAGCAGCGCCTTCATGTCAGCGACGGTGAGATCCTCCGAGTAAAGGCTCTGATCGGCCGGATAGTCGCTTTCGCCGTGGCCGCGCATGTCCCATACGACCACTTGGTAGCGGTCCTTCAGCGCCGCGATCTGGCCGTCCCACATGCGGCAGGTCGAGCTGTAGCCGTGGCTCAGCAGCAGTGTGGGTCCGCTGCCGTGCACCTCGTAGTGGATCTTCACGCCATTGCGGTCGAGCTTGGCCATCATTCCCTCACGCGCGTTTCGGCGCGTGCCTTCTCGAGATAGCGGTCGGCGTCTTCCTGCAGCAGGAAGCGCTCCTTCATCAGTCGATCGACCGCGGCCTGCACCTGGCTGACATAGTCGGCACGGTTCGGGTAGCGCGCGGCGATCCTGTCGACCGGGAAGGGCAGGCAGGAGCCGTCGCGGTCGGCGAGCTCGCCCCGGGGATAGGGCGGCTTGTACTCGTTCCAGCCGGTGTAGGTGGCGAGCGGCACGGCGATGTCGGGCAGGCGAATGCCCGCGACCTCGTTGCCGTCCTCGTCGACGCGCGAGACCAGGATCCGGCGCTCGCCCACCCGGTTCGCCCGCCTGACCACGGCCGCGCCGGGCAGGTCCGGAAAGCCGGTCTTGTCGGGCTCGACCAGGGTGCCGTCGGCGAGCCGCGGCACGCGGCTGGCCGGCGGCGCCGTGCCCGACACGACCCAGTCGTCGAGCGCCGTCAGCAGGGCGCGCACCGCCGGCATCGGATTGTGCGGGTTGCGCGGATTGACGTTGGGGCCGTTGTCGGACGGTGCGCCGGCGCGTCCGCCGTGCTGGGTGCCGGCGATCATGTAGACCCGGCTGTTCGCCGGCAGATCGACGTCCGTCGTGCCGGCCGGGTCGGTGGTGAGCAGCGAGGCGCCCTTCTGCCAGTATTCGGTCGAGGTGTTGGTCTCGATCAGCCTGGGGTCGCAACCGTCGCCGCGGAGCAGCGATGCCTTCTGCCGCGTGATCGGATCCTCGAGCGTCGCGGTCGAGAAGGGGAACCAGGCCTCGGGATAGTCGTGATCCTCATGCTGGGTGTTGGTGCGCGCGGGCTGGCCGAACGGCACGTTGAAGTAGAGCCGGCCGACGCCCGCGATGTGGCTCAGGATGCCGTCGAACACGACGCGGCCCTGTTCGTCGCGATTGAAGCCCTCCGACACGTGATGGCGCAGGTAACGGCCGGCCTGGCTGAAGCCGATGGCGAGCGCGTGGCGGATCGGTCCGCCGGTCGCGGCCAGCGCCTTCGGATCGTGGCGCAGGAAGCTCACGAAATCGCGCGTCGCGGCGAAGCCCAGCCCCTGCACCTTGGGATTGCTCGCCGAATAGCTGAACTCGTAGAGGAAGCCGGGCCGCGGCGCGCCGTCGGCCGGCTTGATGCTGCGCCCGTCGACCTGCACCCAGGCGACGTCCTGCGGCGGATCGGCCTGGCGTTCGCGCACCGTGAGGCGCGCGCCGTCCGCCGACGCCATCTCGTGGCTGAGCTTGAAAGTCTCGAGGATGCCGGCGCGCGTGCCCGAGACGAACTCGTCCGCGATCGTCCGCACGATCGGCTTTCCGTCATCGGTGGCGACCGGCGCGCCGAGGCCCAATCCGAGATTGGCGCGCGGCGCGTCGGGATCCCAGCCCGACCAGACGACGGTATAGCCCCGTCGCAGCGGGAAGCCGTTGCCAAGATCGGCCACGGTCTTCGGATCGTTCATGCCCTGCGGGCCGTCGCAGAGATTGCCGATCAGCATCTTGCGGCCGCGATTGTTGACCTCGTAGAGGATGCGGCCGTTGCCCGCGGCCGCATCCCTCGGCCGCAGGAGGTAGAAATCCGTCGCATACTCGACCTTGCCGCGCGCGTTGCGCGGCGCCCGGTCGATCAGGGCGATGCGCCGGCTCGCCTCGGCCCGCGGGTCGATCTCGCCGCGCGCCACGCCGATCACCTTTTCATAGGCGCCCGTTGCGCCGAAGGCCGCGCCGTCGGCCAGCGCCTCGACGCGCCCGATCGTGACGTCGACGATCACGACGGCGGCGGGAAGTTCAGCTCGACACCGATTCCGTCGGGATCGTAGAGGAAGATCTGCTGGCCGCCGGTGCGCGGGATAACCTGCTCGCGGAACTTCACCTTCCGGCGCTTGAGCTTGCGGCGGACGCCGGCGATGTCGGTGGCGGCGAAGGCGATGTGGTCGAAGCGGCCGGTGTCCTTGAACTTCTTCCTGGTGCCGCGCACGACGATGCCCTCGCGCGGCTTGCGCTTGCCGAGCAGGTGCACGGTCGGCACGCCGCCGGAATAGAGCCAGTAGCCGGGGAAGCCGAGCGGCGGGCGATCGCCGTTCTTCAGCCCCAGCACCTCGCAGTAGAATTTCCTGGTCTTCTCGAGATTGGACGGCTCGATCGTGTAGTGCTGCAGGACGCCAAGCGGCATGGTGTGCTCCCTAAACTCTCGTTCAAACCCAGGTGAGATCGGCTTCGGCGCCCAGCATCCAGGCGCCGACGGTCTCGAAGTGCGAGAGGCGACCCTGCAGTTGCTGGGTCACGGTATGGATGTCGCGGAAGCGCCGCTCCAGCGGATGGTTCTCGAAGATCGCCGTCGCGCCCGCCGCGTTGTAGGCGAAGTCGACGGCCTCTCGCGCGCGGTGGATGGCGTTGGTCGAGACCATGCGGATGGTGATGCGATGGTCGACGCCGAGCGTGCCGCCGCCGCGGATCTCCTTCCAGATCGCCGCCAACTCCTGCACCAGCAGGGCGCGCGCCGAGCGCACCGCCACCTCGGCCTGCGCGAAGTTGGTCTGCACCACGGCGCTGTCGCGGATCGGGTTCCTGCCGCCACGCGGCACCTTGGTGCGCGCGGTCTCGGCGAAATTGTCGAGCGCCGCCCGGGCGATGCCGAGCGCCACGCCGGCGAAGCCGACCTCGTAGCAGGTCAGCGCCGACATGCAGTAGAGCGGGCCCGCTTCGCGGCGCTCGTTGTCGGGATGGGCGTAGTCGCGGCCGAAGGAACGGCCGGCCGGCACGAAATGATCGGTGAGCGCGAACTGGTCCGACGCCGTGCCGCGCAGCCCGACGACGTTCCAGATGTCGGTCCAGGCCACGTCGGACGCCGGCACCAGGAACGTGCGCTCGACGGGCCGGCCGTTCGGGCCGAGCCGGCGCGTGCCGTCCGCCGCGTGGACCGGGCAGTGCGCGCCGAGCCATGTGGCGTGACGGCCGCCCGAGGCGAAGGCCCACGTGCCGGTGATCCGATGGCCGCCCTCGCATTCGACGGCGCGGGCCGGACCGGGGCCCCAGGCGAGCACGGCGTGCGCCTCGCCGAAGATTTCGCGCGCCACGGCCGGCTCGAGATAGGCCGCCGTCATGGCGCAGCCGCCGGCCTGGCTCAGGCACCAGGCGGTCGAGGCGTCGCCGCGCGCGATCGTCTCGATGACGTGGAAGAACGTCACCGGGTCGGTCTCCTCGCCGCCGATCGAACGCGGCAGGAGCAAGCGGAAGAGACGGGCCTCGTGCAGGCGGTCGAGCAGGGATGGCGGCAGGCGCCGCCGCTGTTCGATGTCGTCGGCCGCCGCTTCGACGACCGGCCGCAGCGCCTCGGCCCGCGACACCACGATAGGGTCGCCGGCGAACTCGTCCGCGGAGGCGGTCAACGTGTCCACGGCACGCCTCTGTCCCTGGTTTCCATCCCGGCCGAAATACTAGCGAGCGTGCTAGGGTCCCGCCAATCCTAGAAGGGGAACGAGATGAACTGGGCCGACCGACGCGGGCGTTTTCGCGCCCTTCTGCAGAGCGAGCGCTGCTATCACCCCGGCTCGGTGTACGACGCGATCTCGGCGCGCATCGCCGAGGATCTCGGCTTCGAGATCGGCATGTTCGCCGGCTCGGTGGCCTCGATGACGGTGCTGGGCGCGCCCGATCTGATCGTGCTGACCCTGAGCGAGTTCGCCGGCCAGGCCTATCGCATCAACCGCGCCGGAAATCTGCCGCTGCTGGTCGACGCCGACCACGGCTACGGCAATGCGCTGAACGTCAAGCGCACGGTCGAGGAGCTGGAGACGGCGGGAGTGGCCTGCCTCAGCATCGAGGACACCGAGCTGCCCACGCCGTTCGGCACCACCCGGCCGCGTCTCGTCTCCCTCGCCGAAGGCGTCGGCAAGATGAAGGCGGCGCTGGCGGGCCGGCAGGATCCGTCGCTCTGCATCGCCGGCCGCACCAGCGCCGTGCAGGTCACCGGACTCGAGGATGCGATCGCCCGCGCCCGGGCCTACCAGGAGGTGGGCGTCGATGCGCTGTTCATGGTCGGCGTGCGCGCGCGGGCCGAGCTCGACGCGATCTCGGCGGCGACCCGCCTGCCGCTCATCCTGGGCGGCGGCACGCCCGAGCTCTCCGACCGCGACTACCTCGGGTCGCGCCGCGTGCGCGTCGCCCTGCAGGGACACCAGCCCTTCGCCGCCGCCGTGAAGGCGGTGCACGACACCTTGAAGGCGCTGCGCGAGGGCACGCCGCCCGCCAAGCTCGCGGGCGTCGCCGACGCCGAGCTGATGAAGCGCGTCACCCGCGAGGGCGACTACGGGGCCTGGACGAAGACGTTTCTTTCGTGACTCAGCCCATCGGCACCAGGTTGACGTCGACGCCGTAGGAGTGGGCGCCGCCGCCGAGGATGACGCCGCGCAGCGGGCTGACGTCGGAGAAGTCGCGGCCCCAGGCGACGGCGACGTGGTCCTCGCACACGATCAGGTCGTTGGTCGGATCGAGATGGACCCAGCCGGTCGGCGCGCCGCACCACACCGCGACCCAGGCGTGGCTGGCGTCGCTGCCGCGCAGCTCGATCTCCTCCTGGATATGGACGGTGCGGATGTAGCCCGAGACGTAGCCCGCGGCGAGGCCGTGCGCGCGCAGCGCGGCGATCATGACGTGGGCGAAATCCTGGCAGACGCCCGCCTTGCCGGCGAAGACCTGCGACAGCGGCGTGCTGATGTCGGTGGCGCCGGGGTGATACTCGAAATCCTGCCTGATGCGGGTGGTGAGCTCGCGCGCCGCCTCGAGGACCGGACGTCCCGGCGCGAACGACGCGGCGCCGTAGTCGCGCAGCGCCGGATCGAAGGGCAGCAGCGGCGAATCGTGCACGAACTCGCTGGCCTCGATCGCGGTCGGCTGCGGGAAGCCGTCGCCGCGCAGCGTCGCCCGCAGCTCCTCCCAGGCCGGGGTCTCCCGCGCCGGCGGCGGGTCGGGGAAGCGCACGTCGACGGCGGCGCGCACCTCGATGTCGAAGCGGTTGTGCGGCGCGTCGAGGCGATAGATGTCGATGTGGTTGCCGAAATGGTCGACGTGCTGGATCGCCATCGCCGGCTCGGGGCGGGTGGCGATGGAGATCGCGCTCACCTTCTGGCCGGCGAACGCGCGGGCGCGCAGGTGCGCGATGTGATGCGCCGAGTCGACGCTGCTGGCGTAGCTGTAGTGGGTGCGATGGGAGAGCAGGTACTGCACGGTCAGTCACCCCATCGAGCCGACGGTTCGGGTTGCCGGGACGTGGCTGAAATAGGCCCGCGTGATGGCCTCCGACATGACGTCGAGCCGCTCCATGCCGTCCTCGGCGACGGCGCGCAGCTGGGCGAGCGCCAGGCCCTCGTGCCGCCAGCTCTTCTCCTCGCCGGTGAAGCGGCGCACGACCTGGGCGAGATCGTCCTCGAAGCCGTCGGGCAGGCCCGGCACGACGGTGCCCGACGCCTCGCCGAGCCGCCGCAGATGGCTGGCGATGGAGCGGAGCTGGAAGGCGAGCGCGCGCGGGTTGCCGTGATCCAGCACGACGAGGTCGAGCACCGGGGCGGGCTGGAGCTGGCCGAGATAGCGCGTGCGATAGGTGATCGTGCTGTCGCACAGCTCGAGGGCGAGCCGCATCGCCGAGTCCCAGTCGATCGGAGTCTGGTCGAACGGCCCGAGCGCGCCGCCCAGCACGAACTGCGCGCGTTCGATGCGCCGGCCGAGATCGAGGAACAGCCAGCCGGTGCCGCGCGTCATGTTCTCCTGCGCCAGTCCCGACAGCGTGGCGACGAAGCGGATGATCTCGTCGATCGCGACCAGCAAGGGGTCGAGCCGGCCGCGCGACTTGACCAGCCGGCGCCGCATGCGCTGCAGCAGCGGCCCGGTCGCGGCCGTCATGTCGGCGGAGAAACGATCGCGCAGCGACCCCGTCAGCCGCTGGATCGCGTCGAGCACGCTCACCAGGCCGCCGCTCTCCGAGGCGGCGAGGCCGAGCCCTTCCTGGAAGGCGCCGCTCTCGGGCATGGCCAGCGCCGCTGCCGACGGTATGAGACCGGCACGGTCGATCAGCCTGCCCAGCAGGCGCAGCTCGACTCCCTCGCGCACGCCCATGGCGCCCTGCGCGACGCGCGTCGTGGCCATCCGCAGCAATCGCGCGTCATTGTCGAGCCGCTCGATGTAGCGGCCGAGCCAGTAGAGATTGTCGGCGACGCGGCTCTGCAGGTCGGCGCCGCCGCGATCGATGCCGAGCTGGTGGAAGCGCCGGCCGGGCGGAAGCTGCACGTCGGCCGCGTCCTCGGCGAGCACCCAGACGTCCTTCAGGGTGCCGGTCAGGCGGCCGAGCGAGCGCAGCGCGGTGTCGCCGGTCGGCTCGCGCGCCAGGCCGCCCGGCAGCACGCGGTAGCCGCCGCCCGATCCGGTCGCCGCCGCGGGATCGGCGATGAGGAAGCAGCGCATCACCATGGCGGCCGGCGCCAGCGCCTCGCCGTCCCACTTCGGGCTGAGCGAGGGCGTGACGGGATACTGCGCCACGAAGTGGCCGGGCTGGCTGCGCAGACGCTCCTCGAGGGCGGCGCGTTCCTCGCTCTCCAGCATGCCGACGACGATCGGCTCGCGATCCTGGCCGAGGCAGGGCCGCACGATCATCGAATCGAGCTGCGCCATGGCGAAGGCATGGGCGGTGGGTTCGCCCAGCCACCACACGTCGAGCGACGGCAGCTGCAGGGGCTCGCCGAGCAGGTGCTGGCTCAGCCGGTCGAGGAAGGGCATCAGCGCCGGCGTCTCGACCAGGCCCGAGCCGAGCGCGTTGGCGAGCGCGATGCGGCCGGTGCGGGTGGCCTCGACCAGGCCGGTGACGCCGAGCGCCGAGTCGGCGCGCAGCTCCAGCGGATCGGCGAACGAGCTGTCGAGGCGGCGCAGCAGCATGTGGACGGGCCGGAGACCGGCCAGCGTCTTGATCGAGACCTGGCCGTCGCGCGCGACCAGGTCGCCGCCCTCGACCAGCGGCACGCCGAGCGCGCGCGCGAGATAGACGTGCTCGAAATAGGTCTGCGACAGCGAGCCCGGCGTCAGCAGCGCCATGTTGGGATGGGCGATGTCGGGCGGCGCCATGGCGGCCAGCGTCTGCTGCCAGCGGTCGACGAACGGCCGGACGTGGCGCACCGGGATCGAGCGGAAGGCCTCGGGCAGGGAGCGCGCCAGCACGCGGCGCATCTCGAGCGCGTAGCCGATGCCCGCCGGCACCTCGGTATGGTCGGCCAGCACCTGCCAGCCGCCGTCGCTCGAGCGCACCAGGTCGACGGCGTACTGGCCGAGCGCGCGCGGCGGCGCGATGCCGTCGGTGACGCGGCAGGCGCGCAGGAAGTGCCGGTTGGCGTGCACCAGCATGGGCGGCACCAGCCGCTCCCGCAGCAGGAGCTGCGGGCCGTAGAGATCGCGCAGCACGGCATCGAGCAGGGTGGCGCGCTGGATCAGCCCGGTCTCGATGCGGTGCCATTCGTCGGGCGCGATGACGAAGGGCAGGGGATCGAACGACCAGTTGGGCGTGCGGCCGTCGTCCAGCAGGTTGAAGGTGGCGCCCGATTCCTGGAGCTGGCGGCGCGCGCTCTCCACGCGCTCGCCCAGCCCGTCGCCCGGCAGGGAGCGAACGACGCTGAGGATGCCCTGCCAGTGGTAGCGGATCGACTTCTGGCCGGTGACCAGCTCGTCGTACGCGCCTGCCGGCGAGGACGTGAGGCCGCGCAGCGATTCCATGAAGCCCTAGGGTCGCATGTCGCGTGCTGGATGTAACCCCCTCGAGGGGGTCACGCCCGCCGCAGATCGAGCGTCAGCGGATGCTCGGGGTTGTCGAGTGGCCGCGGCTCGGCGGCCGGGCCGCCGGTGTGGCCGATCGGGAAGAAGCGGGCGCGGCGGCGCGCCTCGGCCTCGTTGGCATTGACCGGCACGCGGTCGTAGTTGCGGCCGCCGGGATGGGCGACGTGATAGGTGCAGCCGCCGATCGAGCGTCCGCTCCACGTGTCGTGGATGTCGAAGACGAGCGGCGCGTGCACGCCGATGGTCGGATGCAGCGCATTGGCCGGTTGCCAGGCGCGATAGCGCACGCCCGCCACGTATTCGCCCGGCACGCCGGTCGCGCGCAGCGGCAGGGCGAAGCCGTTGCAGGCGATCACGTGGCGCGCGTCGTTCAAGCCTTCGACCCTGACCTGCAGCCGCTCGACCGAGGAATCGACGTGGCGCACCGCGCCGCCGCCGCCCGGCTCCTCGCCCAGCACGTGCCAGGGCTCCAGCGCGTGGCGCAGCTCGAGTCCGACGCC
This genomic interval carries:
- a CDS encoding isocitrate lyase/PEP mutase family protein, with the translated sequence MNWADRRGRFRALLQSERCYHPGSVYDAISARIAEDLGFEIGMFAGSVASMTVLGAPDLIVLTLSEFAGQAYRINRAGNLPLLVDADHGYGNALNVKRTVEELETAGVACLSIEDTELPTPFGTTRPRLVSLAEGVGKMKAALAGRQDPSLCIAGRTSAVQVTGLEDAIARARAYQEVGVDALFMVGVRARAELDAISAATRLPLILGGGTPELSDRDYLGSRRVRVALQGHQPFAAAVKAVHDTLKALREGTPPAKLAGVADAELMKRVTREGDYGAWTKTFLS
- a CDS encoding transglutaminase family protein, giving the protein MQYLLSHRTHYSYASSVDSAHHIAHLRARAFAGQKVSAISIATRPEPAMAIQHVDHFGNHIDIYRLDAPHNRFDIEVRAAVDVRFPDPPPARETPAWEELRATLRGDGFPQPTAIEASEFVHDSPLLPFDPALRDYGAASFAPGRPVLEAARELTTRIRQDFEYHPGATDISTPLSQVFAGKAGVCQDFAHVMIAALRAHGLAAGYVSGYIRTVHIQEEIELRGSDASHAWVAVWCGAPTGWVHLDPTNDLIVCEDHVAVAWGRDFSDVSPLRGVILGGGAHSYGVDVNLVPMG
- a CDS encoding circularly permuted type 2 ATP-grasp protein; its protein translation is MESLRGLTSSPAGAYDELVTGQKSIRYHWQGILSVVRSLPGDGLGERVESARRQLQESGATFNLLDDGRTPNWSFDPLPFVIAPDEWHRIETGLIQRATLLDAVLRDLYGPQLLLRERLVPPMLVHANRHFLRACRVTDGIAPPRALGQYAVDLVRSSDGGWQVLADHTEVPAGIGYALEMRRVLARSLPEAFRSIPVRHVRPFVDRWQQTLAAMAPPDIAHPNMALLTPGSLSQTYFEHVYLARALGVPLVEGGDLVARDGQVSIKTLAGLRPVHMLLRRLDSSFADPLELRADSALGVTGLVEATRTGRIALANALGSGLVETPALMPFLDRLSQHLLGEPLQLPSLDVWWLGEPTAHAFAMAQLDSMIVRPCLGQDREPIVVGMLESEERAALEERLRSQPGHFVAQYPVTPSLSPKWDGEALAPAAMVMRCFLIADPAAATGSGGGYRVLPGGLAREPTGDTALRSLGRLTGTLKDVWVLAEDAADVQLPPGRRFHQLGIDRGGADLQSRVADNLYWLGRYIERLDNDARLLRMATTRVAQGAMGVREGVELRLLGRLIDRAGLIPSAAALAMPESGAFQEGLGLAASESGGLVSVLDAIQRLTGSLRDRFSADMTAATGPLLQRMRRRLVKSRGRLDPLLVAIDEIIRFVATLSGLAQENMTRGTGWLFLDLGRRIERAQFVLGGALGPFDQTPIDWDSAMRLALELCDSTITYRTRYLGQLQPAPVLDLVVLDHGNPRALAFQLRSIASHLRRLGEASGTVVPGLPDGFEDDLAQVVRRFTGEEKSWRHEGLALAQLRAVAEDGMERLDVMSEAITRAYFSHVPATRTVGSMG